In Nostoc sp. CENA543, a single genomic region encodes these proteins:
- a CDS encoding BrnA antitoxin family protein, translating to MNNTSKTNWEKLDSLSEEEIDTSDIPPLTEEFFSKSRWWKPVSSLSVLVKIDPQTLAWFQSQGEDYEQKMAAALRIYAQAHQVESE from the coding sequence ATGAACAATACCTCAAAGACGAACTGGGAGAAACTTGATTCCTTGTCAGAAGAAGAGATTGATACATCAGATATTCCACCTTTGACTGAGGAGTTTTTTAGCAAGTCTCGCTGGTGGAAGCCTGTTTCATCATTGAGTGTTCTTGTCAAGATAGACCCTCAAACATTGGCTTGGTTTCAGTCTCAGGGTGAAGATTATGAACAGAAAATGGCTGCTGCATTGCGGATATATGCACAAGCTCACCAAGTAGAATCTGAATGA
- a CDS encoding EcsC family protein, whose product MQNLNFMVLTNAGDDNNNLIKATLEWIANAGINGLGVLPPAKTVAADYLSKAASVEDAIKSIIAWRTTYAAGTGFITGLGGIAAMPITIPAGLAASYAIGANTAAAIAHLRGYDIHSEQVRTMVLLCLIGEAGEEILKTAGITIGTKVCQNLIKQIPGKVLIEINKKIGFRLITKAGEKGVINIMKMLPLVGGVVGGTFDGVFVNSCGKTAKKVFVKAGGK is encoded by the coding sequence TTGCAAAACTTAAATTTTATGGTTCTAACTAACGCGGGTGATGATAACAACAATCTCATAAAAGCAACTCTTGAGTGGATAGCTAATGCTGGGATTAACGGGTTAGGAGTTTTGCCACCAGCAAAAACAGTTGCAGCCGACTACCTGAGCAAAGCGGCCAGTGTTGAAGATGCCATTAAATCAATAATTGCATGGAGAACTACTTATGCTGCTGGTACAGGTTTTATCACTGGATTAGGGGGTATTGCAGCAATGCCTATTACTATTCCGGCAGGTTTAGCCGCATCCTATGCTATTGGAGCAAACACTGCTGCTGCAATAGCTCACCTGAGAGGATATGATATTCACTCGGAACAAGTTAGAACAATGGTTCTTTTATGTCTCATAGGCGAAGCAGGCGAAGAAATTCTGAAAACCGCAGGCATTACAATCGGCACAAAGGTTTGTCAAAATCTAATCAAACAGATACCTGGTAAAGTTCTAATTGAAATCAATAAAAAAATTGGATTCCGACTAATCACAAAAGCTGGGGAAAAAGGTGTAATTAATATTATGAAAATGTTGCCTCTAGTGGGTGGTGTTGTTGGTGGCACGTTTGATGGCGTGTTTGTGAATAGTTGTGGAAAAACGGCAAAAAAAGTATTTGTCAAAGCTGGAGGTAAATGA
- a CDS encoding type II toxin-antitoxin system PemK/MazF family toxin, which produces MPNGVLTYRRGEIRWVSLDPTVGAEVQKTRSCLIVQNDVMNQYGSLTIVMPFRPGTKKAPYVVNVKATTNNGLDQDRYIDVAQIRSVDHSRILGLIGILEDEYWEKIRAALDIVLNFE; this is translated from the coding sequence ATGCCTAACGGTGTTTTAACTTATCGACGAGGGGAAATTCGCTGGGTATCACTTGATCCAACCGTGGGTGCAGAAGTTCAAAAAACACGTTCTTGCCTAATAGTGCAGAATGATGTGATGAATCAATATGGTTCTTTAACTATAGTGATGCCATTTCGACCAGGAACTAAAAAAGCCCCTTATGTAGTGAATGTCAAAGCTACAACAAACAATGGTTTAGACCAAGACCGCTATATTGATGTTGCACAAATTCGTAGTGTCGATCATAGTCGAATATTAGGGTTAATAGGTATTTTGGAAGATGAATATTGGGAAAAAATTCGTGCTGCGCTAGATATAGTTTTGAATTTTGAATAA
- the nifD gene encoding nitrogenase molybdenum-iron protein alpha chain: protein MTPPENQNLLDENKELIKEVLQAYPEKSRKKREKHLNVHEEGKSDCGVKSNIKSVPGVMTARGCAYAGSKGVVWGPIKDMIHISHGPVGCGYWSWSGRRNYYVGVTGINSFGTMHFTSDFQERDIVFGGDKKLTKLIEELEVLFPLNRGVSIQSECPIGLIGDDIEAVAKKTSKQIGKPVVPLRCEGFRGVSQSLGHHIANDAIRDWIFPQFDKAKKENKIDFEPSPYDVALIGDYNIGGDAWASRMLLEEMGLRVVAQWSGDGTLNELIQGPAAKLVLIHCYRSMNYICRSLEEAYGMPWMEFNFFGPTKIAASLREIAAKFDSKIQENAEKVIAKYTPVMNAVLEKYRPRLEGNTVMLYVGGLRPRHVVPAFEDLGIKVIGTGYEFAHNDDYKRTTHYIDNATIIYDDVTAYEFEEFVKAKKPDLIASGIKEKYVFQKMGLPFRQMHSWDYSEPSDGVQMSDKSIFSGDGRKISLFLA from the coding sequence ATGACACCTCCAGAAAACCAGAATCTTTTAGATGAAAATAAAGAACTTATTAAAGAAGTTCTCCAAGCTTATCCCGAAAAATCTCGCAAAAAACGCGAAAAACACCTCAACGTTCACGAAGAAGGCAAATCTGACTGCGGCGTTAAGTCTAACATCAAATCCGTTCCTGGTGTAATGACCGCTCGTGGTTGTGCTTATGCAGGTTCTAAAGGTGTGGTTTGGGGTCCTATTAAGGACATGATCCATATCAGCCACGGGCCTGTAGGTTGCGGTTACTGGTCTTGGTCTGGTCGTCGTAACTACTACGTAGGTGTAACAGGTATCAACTCTTTTGGTACCATGCACTTTACATCAGACTTCCAAGAACGCGACATCGTATTCGGTGGTGACAAAAAACTCACTAAACTCATCGAAGAACTAGAAGTTCTCTTCCCTCTCAACCGTGGTGTTTCCATTCAATCTGAATGTCCCATCGGTCTAATTGGGGATGACATCGAAGCTGTTGCTAAGAAAACTTCTAAGCAAATTGGTAAGCCAGTTGTACCCCTACGTTGCGAAGGTTTCCGTGGTGTGTCTCAGTCTTTAGGACACCACATCGCTAACGACGCTATCCGTGACTGGATCTTCCCACAATTTGACAAGGCTAAGAAAGAAAACAAAATTGACTTCGAGCCAAGCCCCTATGACGTAGCATTAATCGGTGACTACAACATCGGTGGTGACGCTTGGGCAAGCCGGATGCTGTTGGAAGAAATGGGCTTACGTGTAGTAGCTCAGTGGTCTGGTGATGGTACACTCAACGAGTTAATCCAAGGGCCTGCTGCTAAGTTAGTTCTGATCCACTGCTACCGTTCTATGAACTACATCTGCCGTAGCTTGGAAGAAGCTTACGGTATGCCTTGGATGGAGTTCAACTTCTTCGGCCCCACCAAGATTGCTGCTTCCTTACGTGAAATCGCAGCTAAATTTGATTCCAAGATTCAAGAAAACGCTGAGAAGGTAATTGCTAAGTACACACCAGTAATGAATGCTGTACTTGAGAAGTACCGTCCCCGCCTCGAAGGTAACACCGTAATGTTGTACGTAGGTGGTCTACGTCCTCGTCACGTTGTTCCCGCCTTTGAAGACTTGGGTATCAAAGTTATCGGTACAGGTTACGAATTCGCTCACAACGACGACTACAAACGTACCACCCACTACATCGATAACGCCACCATCATTTACGATGACGTTACCGCATACGAATTTGAAGAGTTCGTTAAAGCTAAGAAGCCTGATTTAATCGCTTCTGGTATTAAAGAGAAGTACGTCTTCCAAAAGATGGGTCTTCCCTTCCGTCAAATGCACTCTTGGGATTACTCCGAACCTAGCGATGGGGTACAGATGTCAGATAAATCAATATTTTCTGGTGATGGGAGAAAAATAAGTCTATTTTTAGCCTAA
- a CDS encoding CopG family transcriptional regulator yields MAKKVTITLDDEILAFIDRQAALAGDTPNRSGYVNAVLAEHRRAVLEAEIIAALKEDNENPEYQAEIAAWGAVVGDGIE; encoded by the coding sequence TTGGCTAAAAAAGTTACTATTACCCTTGATGATGAGATTCTGGCTTTTATTGACCGACAGGCTGCATTAGCTGGAGATACTCCCAACCGGAGTGGCTATGTTAATGCTGTTTTAGCAGAACATCGTCGCGCGGTTTTAGAAGCAGAAATAATTGCAGCACTCAAAGAAGATAATGAAAACCCTGAATATCAGGCAGAAATAGCAGCTTGGGGTGCCGTTGTGGGAGATGGTATTGAATAA